A section of the Ochotona princeps isolate mOchPri1 chromosome 19, mOchPri1.hap1, whole genome shotgun sequence genome encodes:
- the TLX3 gene encoding T-cell leukemia homeobox protein 3, which translates to MEAPASAQTPHPHEPISFGIDQILNSPDQDSAPAPRGPDGASYLGGPPGGRPGATYPSLPASFAGLGAPFEDAGSYSVNLSLAPAGVIRVPAHRPLPGAVPPPLPSALPAMPSVPTVSSLGGLNFPWMESSRRFVKDRFTAAAALTPFTVTRRIGHPYQNRTPPKRKKPRTSFSRVQICELEKRFHRQKYLASAERAALAKSLKMTDAQVKTWFQNRRTKWRRQTAEEREAERQQASRLMLQLQHDAFQKSLNDSIQPDPLCLHNSSLFALQNLQPWEEDSSKVPAVTSLV; encoded by the exons ATGGAGGCGCCCGCCAGCGCGCAGACCCCGCACCCGCACGAGCCCATCAGCTTCGGCATCGACCAGATCCTCAACAGCCCGGACCAGGACAGCGCGCCCGCCCCGCGGGGCCCCGACGGCGCCAGCTACCTGGGAGGGCCCCCCGGGGGCCGTCCGGGCGCCACGTACCCGTCGCTGCCCGCCTCCTTTGCCGGCCTCGGCGCGCCCTTCGAGGACGCGGGATCTTATAGTGTCAACCTAAGCCTGGCTCCCGCCGGCGTGATCCGGGTGCCAGCGCACAGGCCTCTGCCCGGGGCCGTGCCGCCGCCTCTCCCAAGCGCGCTGCCCGCCATGCCCTCCGTGCCCACGGTCTCCAGCCTGGGCGGCCTCAACTTCCCCTGGATGGAGAGCAGCCGCCGTTTCGTGAAAGACCGCTTCACAG CGGCGGCCGCGCTCACGCCCTTCACCGTGACCCGGCGCATCGGCCACCCCTATCAGAACCGGACGCCACCCAAGCGTAAGAAGCCGCGCACGTCCTTTTCCCGGGTGCAGATTTGCGAGCTGGAAAAGCGCTTTCACCGCCAGAAATACCTGGCCTCGGCCGAGAGGGCGGCACTCGCCAAGTCTCTCAAAATGACAGACGCGCAGGTCAAGACCTGGTTCCAAAACCGGAGGACCAAGTGGCG GCGGCAGACGGCGGAGGAGCGGGAGGCGGAGCGGCAGCAGGCGAGCCGGCTCATGCTGCAGCTGCAACACGACGCCTTCCAAAAGAGCCTCAACGACTCCATCCAGCCCGACCCGCTCTGTCTGCACAACTCGTCGCTCTTCGCGCTGCAGAacctgcagccctgggaggaggATAGTTCCAAGGTCCCCGCCGTCACCTCGCTGGTGTGA